In Hemibagrus wyckioides isolate EC202008001 linkage group LG12, SWU_Hwy_1.0, whole genome shotgun sequence, the genomic stretch aaacatacacatacaatgagtgcaaatgtaACTGcagataatacacacacacactctcaaacacacacacacacacacacagtgtatactCACTCCAGGACCTCTACTTTATCCAGATGTGGTAACAGCAGCTCCAGGCCGTGATCAGTGAGCTTGCAGTGGCTGAGGTCCAGTTCTGACAGACCATCAGAAAATTCCAGAAACAAAGCTAATGATCTATAGTCATGGAGGTCCAGAGGTGTCTCACTGAGGTCCATTTCTCTATTCAGAGCCTTTGAGAGGGACATAACATGTCTCATACAGTCTGACTCATTCATCACACGGAGAAGAGCCAGGAACCGGAGCAATAGAGGTTTACTACAGCTGAgtaagaacaagagagagagagagagagagagagagagagagagagagagagagagactatttaGAACACAGCCAGTTAAACctttaataatcacacaatGTACATTTCAGTTTCTGCCACTGAGTCTTGACTGAGCTTTGTCCTGTATGTGTCTCACCGTAGTCTCACAGTATGTACAATAAGTAAGAACATGTCCACTCCAGTGTCCTCCAGCTCACAGTCCTCTAGAATGAGCTCTGTATGTTGATGAGATTTCTGGATGGCAGTGCTGATGTCTCTGCAGTCCTCAGTGGTCAGATTcagagtgttattctgtgtttctgtgctcaGATCTAATCCAGTGCTACATGAGAAGTCCAGTCTGTTCTGCAGAGCAGAgaaaactgctgctgctgccccctgctggagcTCAGAGATACTGCAACAGTGGAGTATCTTCAGCAACAGGGACCTGTCAACACTGAGAGCAAAGAAAAGAAGCATTTTAAGTgttacaaacatttatttatttgtatctaCTACTGCAATTTCTATTACttaaacatttcttttccaAGTATTGTCCATGTGAACATCTGAGTTACCTGAGCTGAGAAACTCTGTTGAACAGAGGCAGAATCTTCACCAGCTCCCCCTCTGGTATGGAGGTCCACAGCAGgctcagagagacagatgtaCAGTGTTGGAGGGTGAAGCACAGGGCAGTACAGTGGTATGAGTCCAgctgtgtattgttcaggttgaTACAGTTGTGTACTGAACTCAACAGACTggacacacagtgagcagaGCCAGTCTCATAGATCTCTCTGATGATTGACAGCGCAACACTGGGGTTCAATCTGTGGAGGTTACAAacacatccatccataaatTTAACTCTCAATATTACTCTTCTGTTAATCCAATACAGGAGAGACAATAAGAGATTTGTTACACGTTACATTTCTACCTTCTTACCGTTTAAACTGAATTTCAGACAGTAGAGGAAGAATCTCTCtggtgtgtttatatgtgattTTGCTCTTTCTGATGTTCACACTAATGCGGCAAACTCGCTGCTGGAGAAAATAGATAAGCTCCTCCCAACTAAGAGAACAGGAAGTCAGGTCTCCTCCCACCTTCTCCAGGAAAAAGCGGGTCAGTTCCCCATCCTGAGCCTCATACAGCAGACCAGTAAACTGCTGGAGAGTCACTTTTGATaatctacacacagacacatgatgtttataaataaaaaatactgaccACTTTTCCACAATAAAGATGTAAACTGTGAACTGACCTGATATTGAAATGGCCAGGATGACACATGAGGCTGATGAGAGACTGAGCCTCCATCCTGCACTCAGTGAGGTTCACACAGTGAACAGTCCAGATGTTCAGGAGGGAAGACAAACTGCTCAGAAATCTGAAGATCTCTGGGTTTGAGCTGTTAAAGTCCAGACAGAGCTCCTCAATGACCAAAGAGCCACCGGCTCTCACTGCACGAAATGCTCGTACCATCCTCCCTACCACACGCTCACTCAGGCTGACAAAcgttcacacaaacacattcatcaAAGAGAAATTCACAGTCCAGATCAATTTCACTAAAACATGTCAAACCTTAATGATGTTACATAGACTGGagtgaaaataaagaaactgaTTAATAACACATACCAGAGTTTCTgtaggtgtgtggtgtgtctgaAGAGAAGTCTGGCCCCTCGGAGAGAGATGGCTTGGGGTTTCAGAGTGAGTTTGAGTTTAGAGTCTGAGAGATTCAGTAATTTTCCCACAGCCCTGCACTCACGAGTGGTTAAAACCCAATCTATAATGAAGATGAAGTCCACAGCAGCAAAGAAAGCCCTCACCAGCTTCGTGTCTTCTGTGTGGTCAACAATTGCTTtacttaaatgtaaaataaaattttcttCACATCTAAAACAGACAgttttaacaataataaaaacataaataggGAAACTTTtaaattattgtttaattaaactAAATATTAATAAGCAAGGGTGTACGGGTTGATGTATGAAGATGCAGCATTCAGATCAAACCTGAGCTGTGAGATGTAGGGCAGACACTGAAGGAAACTCCTCACTTCACTCTCTTCATCTGACCAGTCTATCACCTCCACTGGTTTCTTCTGTGTTTGGAGTTTCAGCACTTCTAGGAGGAGGGAGACATCTCCCTCTAAGAGATCTATGTACCAGACTGCAGGAAGTGACTGGTAAACTGGTAGCAATGCTGGAAGGACACTCCTGTCTGTTTTACTCTCATACTGCTTCACATGTGAGAACAGATCCAGCAGGAAATCACACTGTTCTTCATGGCGGTCATGAAACTCTTCTCCAAAAGGGAATGTGTCATAGTTGCACACTGATGCCAGCAGCTCAGTAAAACTCTCTCCATTATCCGATTGACAGTCGACTGCTGCGATGCTCAGATTCACCAAAAACTGCATGGATGCAGAATCTAAATAAAACCTTGTTGAAGAAGTGATTACATTTATGAACATGAATATCACAAAAATACAACATGCAGAGACTGAAAAAGACCACATAAGATTCACAGTAAACCAGTTAATAGAGACACGGTGAGTGTCGTCATTTGACCCAGTTTATTACTGCATGTGCCGCAGTAAACTAAGGAGCAAATAATTTCACTTCAAATGCATACTGATTtggtttataaataataaataatttgttgtTTTAGTCACATTAGTcatcctattattattattattattatcctatattattattactagttattgcaccttaagtatagtttagttttatctctatgtttagatctatgtttgtctgcatcactgtactttgtctttgttatgtttagcacctctggtctaggaggaacgttgtttcacttcactgtgtactgcatctggtTTCCaatatccattagaaacttaaaagtaatcaaaaagtaattcagtgtaatcagttactttacttttataaagtaattgaaaagttacactacttattacattttaaacagagtaacttgtaatctgtaacctattacatttccaaagtaacctaatgattatattattatattatatataatatattgaattatattattattatttatattatatacatatttatatctatatatatattttaatatacacatatatttgtataagtATATGCAATACACAATTGGTTTTACATAACCACAGGCCACTGTTCCACCAGTAAGTACTGCCCTAGCTCCCTGCTTGACTAATGTAAGGGTGACAGAAATTCAGAGCTCAGACCATCAGATTACCTGTACCACTTACAAGTTACTGAGTGCAGCAAACAGATGAGGAGACATAACAGAAAGTGAATGAGCCCACTATCTTCTGACACAATTCTGCAGAGGGTGTTCTCATTGACAAAAACACTGCATTTGTTTGCCCCTTTGGATTCTGGGAATTTAACAGGATGCTGCAAGGGACTACTAATGCACTTTCCAAAACTAGTGGAACAGTGTATGGGAGACCTGAACAAGAAGCAAGTACTGGTTTTCATCGATGACCTCATAGTTTTCTCAAAGATTCTAGAAGAGCATGAATCTCGGCTGCTGCAAGTCCTCAACTGACTCAAAGAGTATGGGCTGAAACTGTCTCCTGAAAAGTGCTGGTTCTTCCAGACCTCAGTAAAGTATCTAAGTCAGATTGTGTCATCAAATGGAATAGAGACTGAGCAAAGGTAGAGGCTTTAAAGACTTGGCCGGAGTCAACAAACCTAGACGAGCTGAAGTCCTTTTAGGGGTTTCCCAGATAATACTGGAGGTTTGTGCATGATTACTCCAAAATCATTAAACCTCTTACTGACCTTACAACAGAATATCCTCCTCTTCAGAAGAACTGTAGTAAGAGATGGAAATCCAAAGAACCATTTGGTAATCAGTGGTCTACAAATTGTCAGAGTGCTTTTGACTTTGTAATTGACAAGCTCACATCAGCACCTGTTTTGGGCTTTGCTAACCCACGGCTTCCCTATGTGCTCCACACAGTGCAGCTTGATATCAGGAGCAGGAGGGGCAGATATGAGTCATAGCCTTTGTCAGCAGAAGATTAACCAATGGTGAGAGTGGGTACCCTGCACATAAAGTTATTAGCATTAAAATGGGCTGTCATCTCAAAATTTAGTGACTACCTATACGGTGCGGAATTTACCATTCTTACGGATAGCAACCCCTTGACATACATtttaacatcagcaagacttGATGCCACCAGTTACCTTTGGCTGTCCATTTTATCAACCTACAACTTTGAGCTGCAATACAGAGCAGGTAGCCAAAATCAAACGATCAAGCAATTTATGCTACGTCATCTTATAGAGCCAGGAGATGAATCATCTGTTCTCATGAGAGATACTATAAATGCTATATGCGAAAGGCATCAGGTGATTGGGCCATCTGAAAAGCCTGGTCCCACGTACTCTTCAATTACCGTAGTTGAATCCCTGACTCATTGTGATGGACTCTACCTAGTGAGTTCCAGCAGGAGTTGGAACAA encodes the following:
- the LOC131362773 gene encoding uncharacterized protein LOC131362773 isoform X1, with protein sequence MDTGFTFKQRESMEEYQQTLRSYKLDLCLQAFLYQREEDIWKTFKKIMADEYEERSDFLLDLFSHVKKYESKTDRSILPALLSVHQLLPAVWSIKLSERKVSLLLEVLKLQTQKKPVELIDWSDEESEVRSFLQCLPYISQLRFKENDYKKQKPAEFLMSLLHHTTKSDRHTGRKSLALLASLCNHKSFPYGESSTFNNSDFLLDLFSHVKQYESKTDRSVLPALLPVYRSLPAVWSIKLSERKVSLLLEVLKLQTQKKPVELIDWSDEESEVRSFLQCLPYISQLSFDVFYLDSASMQFLVNLSIAAVDCQSDNGESFTELLASVCNYDTFPFGEEFHDRHEEQCDFLLDLFSHVKQYESKTDRSVLPALLPVYQSLPAVWYIDLLEGDVSLLLEVLKLQTQKKPVEVIDWSDEESEVRSFLQCLPYISQLRCEENFILHLSKAIVDHTEDTKLVRAFFAAVDFIFIIDWVLTTRECRAVGKLLNLSDSKLKLTLKPQAISLRGARLLFRHTTHLQKLCLSERVVGRMVRAFRAVRAGGSLVIEELCLDFNSSNPEIFRFLSSLSSLLNIWTVHCVNLTECRMEAQSLISLMCHPGHFNIRLSKVTLQQFTGLLYEAQDGELTRFFLEKVGGDLTSCSLSWEELIYFLQQRVCRISVNIRKSKITYKHTREILPLLSEIQFKRLNPSVALSIIREIYETGSAHCVSSLLSSVHNCINLNNTQLDSYHCTALCFTLQHCTSVSLSLLWTSIPEGELVKILPLFNRVSQLSVDRSLLLKILHCCSISELQQGAAAAVFSALQNRLDFSCSTGLDLSTETQNNTLNLTTEDCRDISTAIQKSHQHTELILEDCELEDTGVDMFLLIVHTVRLRCSKPLLLRFLALLRVMNESDCMRHVMSLSKALNREMDLSETPLDLHDYRSLALFLEFSDGLSELDLSHCKLTDHGLELLLPHLDKVEVLDLSHNTIDDRLAGRIYTVVSTSSNIQTVRLFNNRITHKEPF
- the LOC131362773 gene encoding uncharacterized protein LOC131362773 isoform X3, with amino-acid sequence MDTGFTFKQRESMEEYQQTLRSYKLDLCLQAFLYQREEDIWKTFKKIMADEYEERSDFLLDLFSHVKKYESKTDRSILPALLSVHQLLPAVWSIKLSERKVSLLLEVLKLQTQKKPVELIDWSDEESEVRSFLQCLPYISQLRFKENDYKKQKPAEFLMSLLHHTTKSDRHTGRKSLALLASLCNHKSFPYGESSTFNNSDFLLDLFSHVKQYESKTDRSVLPALLPVYRSLPAVWSIKLSERKVSLLLEVLKLQTQKKPVELIDWSDEESEVRSFLQCLPYISQLSFDVFYLDSASMQFLVNLSIAAVDCQSDNGESFTELLASVCNYDTFPFGEEFHDRHEEQCDFLLDLFSHVKQYESKTDRSVLPALLPVYQSLPAVWYIDLLEGDVSLLLEVLKLQTQKKPVEVIDWSDEESEVRSFLQCLPYISQLRCEENFILHLSKAIVDHTEDTKLVRAFFAAVDFIFIIDWVLTTRECRAVGKLLNLSDSKLKLTLKPQAISLRGARLLFRHTTHLQKLCLSERVVGRMVRAFRAVRAGGSLVIEELCLDFNSSNPEIFRFLSSLSSLLNIWTVHCVNLTECRMEAQSLISLMCHPGHFNIRLSKVTLQQFTGLLYEAQDGELTRFFLEKVGGDLTSCSLSWEELIYFLQQRVCRISVNIRKSKITYKHTREILPLLSEIQFKRLNPSVALSIIREIYETGSAHCVSSLLSSVHNCINLNNTQLDSYHCTALCFTLQHCTSVSLSLLWTSIPEGELVKILPLFNRVSQLSVDRSLLLKILHCCSISELQQGAAAAVFSALQNRLDFSCSTGLDLSTETQNNTLNLTTEDCRDISTAIQKSHQHTELILEDCELEDTGVDMFLLIVHTVRLRCSKPLLLRFLALLRVMNESDCMRHVMSLSKALNREMDLSETPLDLHDYRSLALFLEFSDGLSELDLSHCKLTDHGLELLLPHLDKVEVLDLSHNTIDDRLAGRIYTVVSTSSNIQTVRD
- the LOC131362773 gene encoding uncharacterized protein LOC131362773 isoform X2, whose translation is MDTGFTFKQRESMEEYQQTLRSYKLDLCLQAFLYQREEDIWKTFKKIMADEYEERSDFLLDLFSHVKKYESKTDRSILPALLSVHQLLPAVWSIKLSERKVSLLLEVLKLQTQKKPVELIDWSDEESEVRSFLQCLPYISQLRFKENDYKKQKPAEFLMSLLHHTTKSDRHTGRKSLALLASLCNHKSFPYGESSTFNNSDFLLDLFSHVKQYESKTDRSVLPALLPVYRSLPAVWSIKLSERKVSLLLEVLKLQTQKKPVELIDWSDEESEVRSFLQCLPYISQLSFDVFYLDSASMQFLVNLSIAAVDCQSDNGESFTELLASVCNYDTFPFGEEFHDRHEEQCDFLLDLFSHVKQYESKTDRSVLPALLPVYQSLPAVWYIDLLEGDVSLLLEVLKLQTQKKPVEVIDWSDEESEVRSFLQCLPYISQLSKAIVDHTEDTKLVRAFFAAVDFIFIIDWVLTTRECRAVGKLLNLSDSKLKLTLKPQAISLRGARLLFRHTTHLQKLCLSERVVGRMVRAFRAVRAGGSLVIEELCLDFNSSNPEIFRFLSSLSSLLNIWTVHCVNLTECRMEAQSLISLMCHPGHFNIRLSKVTLQQFTGLLYEAQDGELTRFFLEKVGGDLTSCSLSWEELIYFLQQRVCRISVNIRKSKITYKHTREILPLLSEIQFKRLNPSVALSIIREIYETGSAHCVSSLLSSVHNCINLNNTQLDSYHCTALCFTLQHCTSVSLSLLWTSIPEGELVKILPLFNRVSQLSVDRSLLLKILHCCSISELQQGAAAAVFSALQNRLDFSCSTGLDLSTETQNNTLNLTTEDCRDISTAIQKSHQHTELILEDCELEDTGVDMFLLIVHTVRLRCSKPLLLRFLALLRVMNESDCMRHVMSLSKALNREMDLSETPLDLHDYRSLALFLEFSDGLSELDLSHCKLTDHGLELLLPHLDKVEVLDLSHNTIDDRLAGRIYTVVSTSSNIQTVRLFNNRITHKEPF
- the LOC131362773 gene encoding uncharacterized protein LOC131362773 isoform X4 gives rise to the protein MEEYQQTLRSYKLDLCLQAFLYQREEDIWKTFKKIMADEYEERSDFLLDLFSHVKKYESKTDRSILPALLSVHQLLPAVWSIKLSERKVSLLLEVLKLQTQKKPVELIDWSDEESEVRSFLQCLPYISQLRFKENDYKKQKPAEFLMSLLHHTTKSDRHTGRKSLALLASLCNHKSFPYGESSTFNNSDFLLDLFSHVKQYESKTDRSVLPALLPVYRSLPAVWSIKLSERKVSLLLEVLKLQTQKKPVELIDWSDEESEVRSFLQCLPYISQLSFDVFYLDSASMQFLVNLSIAAVDCQSDNGESFTELLASVCNYDTFPFGEEFHDRHEEQCDFLLDLFSHVKQYESKTDRSVLPALLPVYQSLPAVWYIDLLEGDVSLLLEVLKLQTQKKPVEVIDWSDEESEVRSFLQCLPYISQLRCEENFILHLSKAIVDHTEDTKLVRAFFAAVDFIFIIDWVLTTRECRAVGKLLNLSDSKLKLTLKPQAISLRGARLLFRHTTHLQKLCLSERVVGRMVRAFRAVRAGGSLVIEELCLDFNSSNPEIFRFLSSLSSLLNIWTVHCVNLTECRMEAQSLISLMCHPGHFNIRLSKVTLQQFTGLLYEAQDGELTRFFLEKVGGDLTSCSLSWEELIYFLQQRVCRISVNIRKSKITYKHTREILPLLSEIQFKRLNPSVALSIIREIYETGSAHCVSSLLSSVHNCINLNNTQLDSYHCTALCFTLQHCTSVSLSLLWTSIPEGELVKILPLFNRVSQLSVDRSLLLKILHCCSISELQQGAAAAVFSALQNRLDFSCSTGLDLSTETQNNTLNLTTEDCRDISTAIQKSHQHTELILEDCELEDTGVDMFLLIVHTVRLRCSKPLLLRFLALLRVMNESDCMRHVMSLSKALNREMDLSETPLDLHDYRSLALFLEFSDGLSELDLSHCKLTDHGLELLLPHLDKVEVLDLSHNTIDDRLAGRIYTVVSTSSNIQTVRLFNNRITHKEPF